From a region of the Cucumis sativus cultivar 9930 chromosome 6, Cucumber_9930_V3, whole genome shotgun sequence genome:
- the LOC101203568 gene encoding scarecrow-like protein 14 isoform X2, whose translation MDPNLNYFPQTPSTQFNDQTSYLYPELQNSFVFIDPSPNLVPFVENSFFPYKPDPSPAMELKMAGGFPVVAPGRSPGGDSSSDESDFKESVLKYISQMLMEENLEEMPCMFYDPLGLEVTEKSFYDALGNTNNYPSSPNQPPLLDCDSDPASTNVSVGNSNSPDSQWVVDPGDYKSSILPTPFLSNSHELVNELLAQNIFSDSKSILQYQKGLEEASKFLPVGNQLNIDLGSGMGTGVVSKVMDTTEKDQREKSPNGSKRRKSRERENVELDSEEGRRNKQATIYTDEEELSEMFDKVLLHDCGNETTANAGCENLQYNRQVHGSVTAKAREKKQEKRKDSVDLRNLLILCAQAVSSDDRRIAYELLKQIRQHSATNGDGSQRMSHFFANALEARMVGNGSGSRLYYESLAQSNITAADMLKAYQVYLSSCPFKKLSLFFMIKMILKVAENAKSLHVIDFGICYGFLWPMLIQFLAQLPDGPPKLRITGIDRPLPGFRPAEKIEESGRRLAKYCLATYWMKLWKKVVQGMLFCV comes from the exons ATGGATCCAAACCTGAACTATTTCCCACAAACCCCTTCAACCCAATTCAACGATCAGACTTCATATCTATACCCAGAACTCCAAAACAGTTTTGTCTTCATTGACCCATCTCCAAATCTTGTTCCTTTCGTCGAAAATTCCTTTTTTCCCTACAAACCAGACCCTTCACCGGCGATGGAGTTGAAAATGGCCGGAGGTTTTCCCGTCGTGGCTCCAGGGCGGAGCCCTGGTGGTGATTCTTCCTCAGACGAGAGTGATTTCAAGGAAAGTGTTCTTAAGTACATAAGCCAAATGCTGATGGAAGAGAACTTGGAGGAGATGCCTTGTATGTTTTATGATCCTTTAGGGCTTGAAGTTACAGAGAAATCATTCTATGATGCTCTTGGTAATACTAATAACTATCCTTCTTCACCTAATCAACCTCCTCTCTTGGATTGTGATAGTGATCCTGCTAGTACTAATGTTAGTGTTGGCAATAGCAATTCACCTGACTCACAATGGGTTGTTGATCCTGGAGACTATAAGTCCTCTATACTTCCAACACCTTTTCTTAGTAATAGTCATGAATTGGTTAATGAGTTGTTGGCTCAGAATATCTTTAGTGATAGCAAATCCATTTTGCAATATCAAAAAGGATTGGAGGAGGCAAGTAAGTTTCTTCCTGTTGGTAATCAGTTGAATATTGATCTTGGCAGTGGGATGGGGACAGGAGTAGTTTCTAAGGTAATGGATACCACAGAGAAGGATCAAAGGGAGAAATCACCTAATGGATCGAAGAGAAGGAAGAGTCGTGAACGTGAAAACGTGGAATTGGATTCGGAAGAAGGGAGGAGAAACAAGCAAGCCACTATTTATACGGACGAGGAAGAATTATCTGAAATGTTTGATAAGGTTTTACTTCATGATTGTGGAAATGAGACCACTGCAAATGCTGGGTGTGAAAATTTGCAGTATAATAGACAAGTTCATGGATCAGTTACTGCAAAAGCCCGGGAAAAGAAACAGGAGAAGAGGAAAGACTCTGTGGATTTGAGAAATCTTCTGATATTATGTGCACAAGCTGTGTCTTCAGACGACCGGAGGATTGCGTATGAACTACTTAAGCAGATTAGGCAGCATTCTGCAACTAATGGGGATGGTTCCCAAAGAATGTCTCATTTCTTTGCTAATGCTCTTGAGGCTCGTATGGTTGGCAACGGCTCAGGAAGTAGACTCTACTATGAATCATTAGCTCAAAGCAACATTACAGCTGCAGATATGTTGAAAGCTTACCAAGTTTACTTATCATCCTGCCCTTTTAAGAAGCTCTCACTCTTTTTCATgattaaaatgattttgaaggTTGCTGAGAATGCTAAAAGTCTTCATGTTATTGATTTTGGCATTTGTTATGGTTTCCTATGGCCAATGTTAATTCAGTTTCTTGCACAACTACCTGATGGTCCTCCCAAACTGCGCATTACCGGTATAGATAGACCTCTACCAGGATTTCGTCCAGCAGAAAAGATCGAAGAGTCAGGTCGTCGTTTGGCAAAATACT GTTTAGCGACCTACTGGATGAAACTGTGGAAGAAAGTAGTCCAAGGGATGCTGTTCTGCGTTTAA
- the LOC101203568 gene encoding scarecrow-like protein 34 isoform X1, producing MDPNLNYFPQTPSTQFNDQTSYLYPELQNSFVFIDPSPNLVPFVENSFFPYKPDPSPAMELKMAGGFPVVAPGRSPGGDSSSDESDFKESVLKYISQMLMEENLEEMPCMFYDPLGLEVTEKSFYDALGNTNNYPSSPNQPPLLDCDSDPASTNVSVGNSNSPDSQWVVDPGDYKSSILPTPFLSNSHELVNELLAQNIFSDSKSILQYQKGLEEASKFLPVGNQLNIDLGSGMGTGVVSKVMDTTEKDQREKSPNGSKRRKSRERENVELDSEEGRRNKQATIYTDEEELSEMFDKVLLHDCGNETTANAGCENLQYNRQVHGSVTAKAREKKQEKRKDSVDLRNLLILCAQAVSSDDRRIAYELLKQIRQHSATNGDGSQRMSHFFANALEARMVGNGSGSRLYYESLAQSNITAADMLKAYQVYLSSCPFKKLSLFFMIKMILKVAENAKSLHVIDFGICYGFLWPMLIQFLAQLPDGPPKLRITGIDRPLPGFRPAEKIEESGRRLAKYCERFKVPFQYHAIASNNWETIRIEDLKLDSSDVLVVNSFYRFSDLLDETVEESSPRDAVLRLIRKMNPKIFVQSVVNGSYHAPFFITRFREALFHFSALYDALDVNLPRDSDERMMLEREFLGRQIMNVVACEGVQRVERPETYKQWQVRCMRAGFRQLPLDKDIMSKFRSKLTSYYHKDFVLDEDEGWMLQGWKGRIVYASCCWVSS from the coding sequence ATGGATCCAAACCTGAACTATTTCCCACAAACCCCTTCAACCCAATTCAACGATCAGACTTCATATCTATACCCAGAACTCCAAAACAGTTTTGTCTTCATTGACCCATCTCCAAATCTTGTTCCTTTCGTCGAAAATTCCTTTTTTCCCTACAAACCAGACCCTTCACCGGCGATGGAGTTGAAAATGGCCGGAGGTTTTCCCGTCGTGGCTCCAGGGCGGAGCCCTGGTGGTGATTCTTCCTCAGACGAGAGTGATTTCAAGGAAAGTGTTCTTAAGTACATAAGCCAAATGCTGATGGAAGAGAACTTGGAGGAGATGCCTTGTATGTTTTATGATCCTTTAGGGCTTGAAGTTACAGAGAAATCATTCTATGATGCTCTTGGTAATACTAATAACTATCCTTCTTCACCTAATCAACCTCCTCTCTTGGATTGTGATAGTGATCCTGCTAGTACTAATGTTAGTGTTGGCAATAGCAATTCACCTGACTCACAATGGGTTGTTGATCCTGGAGACTATAAGTCCTCTATACTTCCAACACCTTTTCTTAGTAATAGTCATGAATTGGTTAATGAGTTGTTGGCTCAGAATATCTTTAGTGATAGCAAATCCATTTTGCAATATCAAAAAGGATTGGAGGAGGCAAGTAAGTTTCTTCCTGTTGGTAATCAGTTGAATATTGATCTTGGCAGTGGGATGGGGACAGGAGTAGTTTCTAAGGTAATGGATACCACAGAGAAGGATCAAAGGGAGAAATCACCTAATGGATCGAAGAGAAGGAAGAGTCGTGAACGTGAAAACGTGGAATTGGATTCGGAAGAAGGGAGGAGAAACAAGCAAGCCACTATTTATACGGACGAGGAAGAATTATCTGAAATGTTTGATAAGGTTTTACTTCATGATTGTGGAAATGAGACCACTGCAAATGCTGGGTGTGAAAATTTGCAGTATAATAGACAAGTTCATGGATCAGTTACTGCAAAAGCCCGGGAAAAGAAACAGGAGAAGAGGAAAGACTCTGTGGATTTGAGAAATCTTCTGATATTATGTGCACAAGCTGTGTCTTCAGACGACCGGAGGATTGCGTATGAACTACTTAAGCAGATTAGGCAGCATTCTGCAACTAATGGGGATGGTTCCCAAAGAATGTCTCATTTCTTTGCTAATGCTCTTGAGGCTCGTATGGTTGGCAACGGCTCAGGAAGTAGACTCTACTATGAATCATTAGCTCAAAGCAACATTACAGCTGCAGATATGTTGAAAGCTTACCAAGTTTACTTATCATCCTGCCCTTTTAAGAAGCTCTCACTCTTTTTCATgattaaaatgattttgaaggTTGCTGAGAATGCTAAAAGTCTTCATGTTATTGATTTTGGCATTTGTTATGGTTTCCTATGGCCAATGTTAATTCAGTTTCTTGCACAACTACCTGATGGTCCTCCCAAACTGCGCATTACCGGTATAGATAGACCTCTACCAGGATTTCGTCCAGCAGAAAAGATCGAAGAGTCAGGTCGTCGTTTGGCAAAATACTGTGAGCGCTTTAAAGTTCCTTTTCAATATCATGCCATAGCATCAAATAACTGGGAAACTATTCGAATTGAGGACTTAAAGCTCGATAGCAGTGACGTGCTTGTTGTGAACTCTTTCTACAGGTTTAGCGACCTACTGGATGAAACTGTGGAAGAAAGTAGTCCAAGGGATGCTGTTCTGCGTTTAATAAGGAAGATGAACCCAAAAATCTTCGTACAATCTGTGGTTAATGGATCCTACCATGCACCTTTCTTCATAACACGATTCAGGGAAGCACTGTTCCACTTCTCTGCATTATATGATGCTCTAGACGTTAATTTACCTCGTGACAGCGATGAGAGGATGATGCTAGAGAGAGAGTTTCTTGGTCGCCAAATTATGAATGTAGTGGCATGTGAGGGTGTTCAGAGAGTTGAGAGGCCTGAAACCTATAAGCAGTGGCAGGTAAGGTGTATGAGGGCAGGATTCAGGCAGCTTCCTTTAGACAAGGACATCATGAGCAAGTTTAGGAGCAAATTAACATCCTATTACCACAAAGATTTTGTACtagatgaagatgaaggtTGGATGCTTCAAGGATGGAAAGGTCGGATCGTCTATGCTTCTTGTTGCTGGGTATCATCATAG
- the LOC101204960 gene encoding uncharacterized protein LOC101204960: MAKREISSTLRNLKFMQRATQREEQPKKEEEVKPDENFFPSGTKIRKCVVLVEGDPHPGALKGRMSFQSFNPSIDKLNEEAASLGQHEIPGTSSGNHSGNLSSRDNGSSSNEAVCSNIDEKNCEANGDLKRKQSEVISEGQHPTKFSRSGNGKAFKKPKGEKLDWNVLRPSKAPKKSG; this comes from the exons ATGGCAAAGCGCGAGATTTCTAGTACATTAAGAAACTTGAAG ttcATGCAAAGGGCGACCCAGAGAGAGGAGCAACctaagaaagaggaagaagtaAAACCTGATGAGAATTTCTTTCCCTCGGGTACTAAAATCAGAAAGTG TGTGGTTTTAGTTGAAGGAGATCCTCATCCAGGGGCTCTTAAAGGTCGAATGTCATTTCAGAGCTTTAATCCTTCAATTGAT AAACTCAATGAAGAAGCAGCTAGCTTAGGGCAGCATGAAATTCCAGGCACTTCCTCAGGGAATCATAGTGGAAACCTTTCATCAAG AGATAATGGATCTTCAAGTAATGAAGCAGTGTGCTCAAACATTGATGAAAAGAATTGTGAGGCTAACGGAGACCTTAAAAGGAAACAATCTGAAGTAATTTCTGAAGGACAACATCCAACTAAGTTTTCAAGAAGTGGTAATGGTAAAGCCTTCAAGAAACCAAAGGGTGAAAAGCTGGACTGGAATGTTCTTAGGCCCTCTAAGGCTCCCAAAAAAAGTGGGTAA
- the LOC101204469 gene encoding telomere repeat-binding protein 5, with translation MAENLKQQKTIEMECPVNEVAFSSHLKSLGRNLDGGCEIMVKDKSEKVMSGVNMAMCRSPDPVVCDRNPHMWICSENGFKVPPCKDHGPQHPCPTSQEVVVIDDDNNFGCIYPTTSRNSFRTAPCIKGHRIRKILASKNWKVAAKYGVKKNKSGGYKRKFNFNKRNSFKNQRSQMNIPFKKRKLFDGCFSDCNDRRIVDRISDSNASARETSAHGKSSLVAGQQGDSRVKLRIKSFRVPELFIEIPESATVSSLKRTVMEAMGTIIGRGIHIGVIFRGKKVRDDNKTLIQTGISCDNQDGCLGFTLEPHSSQTHSSFCHKEPPSMLPCISTLEPINGCNPNPTMDYLGNNSTLLLETHASKVNNSSESAREPVPFPVDTAVVERSSDSKLLVTVPGMDVGATNVVQICRKSNQFEVGHRRMRRPFSVDEVEALVHAVETLGPGRWRDVKLRAFDNVKHRTYVDLKDKWKTLVHTAKISPHQRRGEQVPQQLLDRVLKAHAYWSLSSTPENLPSSPPTKSI, from the exons ATGgctgaaaatttgaaacaacaGAAAACCATTGAAATGGAATGTCCTGTTAACGAAGTTGCCTTTTCTAGTCACTTGAAATCACTTGGCCGCAATTTAGATGGTGGATGTGAGATTATGGTTAAAGATAAGTCTGAGAAGGTGATGAGTGGTGTTAATATGGCAATGTGTAGGTCTCCAGATCCAGTAGTATGTGACCGGAATCCACACATGTGGATTTGTTCAGAAAATGGTTTCAAAGTGCCCCCATGCAAGGACCATGGTCCTCAGCATCCTTGTCCCACAAGCCAAGAGGTAGTTGTAATAGATGATGACAACAACTTTGGGTGCATTTACCCAACTACCTCAAGAAATTCCTTCAGGACAGCTCCTTGTATTAAAGGTCatagaataagaaaaatattggcTTCAAAGAACTGGAAGGTTGCTGCAAAATATGgagtcaagaaaaataaatcgg GTGGGTACAAAaggaaatttaatttcaataagaGAAACTCCTTCAAGAACCAAAGATCTCAAATGAATATCCCTTTCAAAAAGAGGAAACTCTTTGATGGTTGCTTTTCTGATTGCAACGATAGAAGAATTGTTGACAGAATTTCTGATTCAAATGCAAGTGCAAGGGAAACGTCTG CCCATGGGAAATCATCTTTGGTTGCAGGACAGCAGGGGGATTCTCGTG TGAAGCTGAGGATAAAATCTTTCAGGGTACCTGAACTTTTCATTGAGATTCCTGAAAGTGCAACTGTCAGTTCACTGAAG AGGACGGTAATGGAGGCGATGGGCACTATTATTGGTCGTGGTATACATATTGGTGTAATCTTCCGGGGGAAGAAGGTCAGAGATGATAATAAAACCTTAATTCAGACTGGAATTTCTTGTGATAACCAGGATGGGTGCCTGGGATTTACACTAGAGCCTCATTCTTCGCAAACTCATTCGTCTTTCTGCCATAAAGAGCCTCCCTCTATGCTTCCTTGTATTAGTACACTCGAGCCTATAAACGG ATGCAATCCCAATCCAACTATGGATTACTTAGGCAATAACAGTACATTGTTGCTTGAGACTCATGCATCCAAGGTGAATAACTCGTCAGAGAGTGCTCGTGAGCCAGTGCCCTTTCCTGTCGATACTGCAGTCGTGGAAAGATCATCAGACTCTAAATTATTAGTGACTGTACCAGGCATGGATGTGGGCGCAACGAATGTAGTTCAGATTTGTCGAAAGTCTAATCAATTTGAGGTTGGCCATCGCAGAATGCGTAGACCCTTTTCTGTTGATGAAGTGGAAGCCCTTGTTCATGCGGTTGAAACACTTGGTCCTGGAAG GTGGCGTGATGTTAAACTTCGAGCATTTGACAATGTTAAGCATCGTACTTACGTTGATTTAAAG GACAAGTGGAAGACATTAGTACACACAGCAAAAATATCCCCTCACCAAAGGAGAGGAGAACAAGTTCCGCAACAACTTCTGGACAGAGTCCTCAAAGCCCATGCTTATTGGTCTCTCTCATCAACCCCAGAAAACTTGCCTTCTTCCCCTCCAACTAAATCCATCTAA